The following proteins are encoded in a genomic region of [Eubacterium] hominis:
- a CDS encoding nucleoside hydrolase — protein MYSFKVPEDKKINIIIDSDAKNEADDQYAIVHALLSPKLNVKGIIGTQFSKRRTLTSMIESYEECKKLVSLMNFSTPVYKGNVEALDSLEHYEVSEGSKFIIEEAKKAEGELYIACMGALTNIAVAVLHEPSIADKISIVWVGGRLNVSDDKGYEANARNDYKAVNVVMERCSKILHIPYETYTMMQVSIAELELRVKPYHEIGEYLFNQLNDFNYNINRPWTNGESWNMGDTTSISVLINKHSATYAKRNAFILDKELNVTEIDKEITAVTSIDSRYAMEDFYAKLVLFSRHQKQTLF, from the coding sequence ATGTATAGTTTTAAAGTACCAGAAGATAAAAAAATAAATATCATTATTGATAGCGATGCAAAAAATGAAGCTGATGACCAATATGCAATTGTCCACGCTTTACTAAGTCCAAAATTAAACGTGAAGGGAATTATTGGAACACAGTTCTCAAAAAGACGTACTCTTACAAGTATGATAGAAAGCTATGAAGAGTGTAAAAAACTGGTTTCTTTAATGAACTTTTCTACTCCTGTATACAAAGGTAATGTAGAAGCTCTAGATTCTTTAGAACATTACGAAGTTTCAGAAGGCTCAAAGTTTATTATTGAAGAAGCTAAAAAAGCAGAAGGTGAATTATATATTGCATGTATGGGGGCTCTAACAAATATTGCAGTAGCTGTATTACATGAGCCTTCTATAGCAGATAAAATTTCAATTGTATGGGTTGGTGGAAGATTAAATGTATCTGACGATAAAGGATATGAAGCTAACGCCAGAAATGACTATAAAGCTGTAAATGTTGTAATGGAAAGATGTTCTAAAATTTTGCATATACCTTATGAAACATATACAATGATGCAGGTATCAATAGCTGAATTAGAATTAAGAGTAAAGCCATATCATGAGATTGGGGAATATCTATTCAATCAGTTAAATGATTTTAACTATAACATTAATCGTCCTTGGACAAATGGCGAAAGTTGGAATATGGGAGATACAACGTCAATATCGGTCTTAATTAACAAACATAGCGCAACCTATGCCAAAAGAAATGCCTTTATATTAGATAAAGAATTAAATGTCACAGAAATAGATAAAGAAATCACTGCAGTCACAAGCATTGATAGTAGATATGCTATGGAAGATTTCTATGCAAAATTAGTCTTGTTTTCAAGACACCAAAAACAAACTCTCTTTTAA